Proteins encoded within one genomic window of Macaca thibetana thibetana isolate TM-01 chromosome 3, ASM2454274v1, whole genome shotgun sequence:
- the PRSS2 gene encoding trypsin-2 isoform X5, producing MWGRIQVRLGEHNIEVLEGTEQFINAAKIIRHPDYDRKTLNNDILLIKLSSPAVINARVSTISLPTAPPAAGAEALISGWGNTLSSGADYPDELQCLEAPVLSQAECEASYPGKITSNMFCVGFLEGGKDSCQGDSGGPVVSNGQLQGIVSWGYGCAQKNRPGVYTKVYNYVDWIRDTIAANS from the exons ATGTGGGG CCGCATCCAGGTGAGACTGGGAGAGCACAACATCGAAGTCCTGGAGGGGACTGAGCAGTTCATCAATGCAGCCAAGATCATCCGCCACCCAGATTACGACAGGAAAACTCTGAACAATGACATCCTGCTGATCAAGCTCTCCTCACCTGCCGTCATCAATGCCCGTGTGTCCACCATCTCTCTGCCCACCGCCCCTCCAGCTGCTGGCGCCGAGGCCCTCATCTCTGGCTGGGGCAACACTCTGAGCTCTGGCG CCGACTACCCAGATGAGCTGCAGTGCCTGGAAGCGCCTGTGCTGTCCCAGGCTGAGTGTGAAGCCTCCTACCCTGGAAAGATTACCAGCAACATGTTCTGTGTGGGCTTCCTTGAAGGAGGCAAGGATTCCTGCCAG GGTGACTCTGGTGGCCCTGTGGTCTCCAATGGACAGCTCCAAGGAATTGTCTCCTGGGGCTATGGCTGTGCCCAGAAGAACAGGCCTGGAGTCTACACCAAGGTCTACAACTATGTGGACTGGATTAGGGACACCATAGCTGCCAACAGCTAA